AGATCAAGTTTTTTGCTGAAGCGCCCCTTGAAATCCAGATCTTCCAGCACATCGGCATAAATCATCACGGCTTTGGCTTGCACTTTGGCGGCCAATTGAAACGCCGTTTTAATCATCAACACATTCGCCGGTTTCACAAATTCACAATTAACTTATTTTTTTATCCAAGTCCATATTTCTTAACCCATATGCGTGATAGCTGAAATTCACAAGCCGCGGATTACTTGACCTCGGATCATTGAGAACTGCACTTTGTCGTTCAGCAGAATATTTTCGTAGATATTTCTTTTTGGAAAACGAAACGGGACGCCGATGATGTTGGCTAGTTTTCCTTCTTTGAGTGTTCCGATTTCATTTTCCCTAAGCAGGGCTTTGGCTCCATTGCGGGTGGCCATTTTGATGGCAAGATCGGGAGTTAGTTCGGCATAGTGATCGAGAGCCAATTGCATTTGTCTCAGCATGCTTAAGCTTTCATTGCTGGCCAAACTGTCTGTCCCCAATGCGATATTCATTTTACCATCTTCCGAAAGTCCCATCGGGAAACGGCCATGTTCAAAGTAGTCGTGACTTCCCGGGCAGTGCACAACACACATCTCCGCGTTTTGCAAAAGAGCGACATCCTCGTCTTCCAGATAATTCGCGTGAATCGCCATTCCTTTGCGGGGCAATAAAGAAAGACGTTTCAAATATTGAAGCGGTGTTTCACAGATCGTCGCCGGTAATTTCCCCTTGAGCTCCAAAAATTCCGCAAGAGGTCCCGACGCTTCTTTAAACAGTAAAAACTCCTCGGCACTTTCGGCGATGTGAATCGACAAGGGCGGCGGTTGTGAAACAAGTTTTGCAAAAACCTCCGGCAAAAGAGAATAGGTTGCATGAGGTGTCGGCGTGATTTTAAATTTTGGTTTATATTTTTGCTTTTTGCTTTTTGCTTTTTGCTTTTCCATGGCTTGCTGATAAAAATGAAGCGCCCTCTGTTCCTCCACGCCTAAAACTTCCAGATAACAAGTCCCTTCCAAAGGGGATTCCAAAAGCGGTTGCAAAGAAGTGCCCGGGCTTAAATGATCGGCAACGGTGGTGGTGCCGCCATCAAGGAGTTGCTGAATTCCGCTTTTGATCGCGGCCTCCACTTGTTCGGGAGTTTGTTGCAATTTCAGACGGGTTAATTGGTCAATCCAGAGCACAAACGATCCGGGATAAGGGAGCGGCTCCGGCAATTGTGAAAGTTCCAGATGACAATGGGCATTCACGAGACCCGGCAGAAGTACCATGTGCGGAAGTTCAAGACATTCCCTATTTGAAGGCGCTTGGGCGTAAGGAAGAATCGCGGTGATCTTCTCCCCCTCCACGAGAATTGCATGGTCCTTCAAAGGAGGACCTTCCATCGTCACAATAATGGGGGCTTTGAGAAGCATATTATATCCATCGCAATTCTGAGAGAGGGATGCCGGTTAATCCAACACAATATCTTTGAAAAAGAGCGATAGCTCTTTTTTGCGGCTCTCCCAAATCGTAATAAAGTTTTTTCCAGTATTTTAGTAGATGGGTTTCTTGAGAAATTTTTTCCAGATTTTGCAAATTGGATTTTGCTGTTTCAATGAGGAACGGTTTCCATTTTTTCCCGATGGTTGGATTTTTCGTCATCCAACAAGCAAAAACAAATGGGAGTTTTGTCCATTCGGTC
This region of Deltaproteobacteria bacterium genomic DNA includes:
- a CDS encoding amidohydrolase family protein is translated as MLLKAPIIVTMEGPPLKDHAILVEGEKITAILPYAQAPSNRECLELPHMVLLPGLVNAHCHLELSQLPEPLPYPGSFVLWIDQLTRLKLQQTPEQVEAAIKSGIQQLLDGGTTTVADHLSPGTSLQPLLESPLEGTCYLEVLGVEEQRALHFYQQAMEKQKAKSKKQKYKPKFKITPTPHATYSLLPEVFAKLVSQPPPLSIHIAESAEEFLLFKEASGPLAEFLELKGKLPATICETPLQYLKRLSLLPRKGMAIHANYLEDEDVALLQNAEMCVVHCPGSHDYFEHGRFPMGLSEDGKMNIALGTDSLASNESLSMLRQMQLALDHYAELTPDLAIKMATRNGAKALLRENEIGTLKEGKLANIIGVPFRFPKRNIYENILLNDKVQFSMIRGQVIRGL